Proteins from one Vicia villosa cultivar HV-30 ecotype Madison, WI unplaced genomic scaffold, Vvil1.0 ctg.003593F_1_1, whole genome shotgun sequence genomic window:
- the LOC131641257 gene encoding protein NONRESPONDING TO OXYLIPINS 2, mitochondrial-like isoform X2 gives MASAFCKSAARVASSSFANRSRTFAQKPSIPLLFSSQVPRVSRILSVVGSVESLMPLHSAIADARLTSNIASDSTCWSWLSQDFAVPR, from the exons ATGGCTTCCGCGTTCTGTAAATCAGCGGCGAGAGTAGCCTCCAGCTCCTTCGCCAATCGTTCTAGAACCTTCGCTCAGAAACCGTCGATTCCTCTTCTTTTTTCCTCGCAAGTTCCTCGTGTTTCAAG gatTTTATCGGTTGTTGGAAGTGTTGAATCATTGATGCCTCTTCATAGTGCCATTGCTGATGCTAGACTCACTTCTAATATCGCCTCTGATTCCACTTGCTGGAGCTGGCTTTCTCAAG ACTTTGCAGTTCCCCGGTGA
- the LOC131641257 gene encoding protein NONRESPONDING TO OXYLIPINS 2, mitochondrial-like isoform X1, with the protein MASAFCKSAARVASSSFANRSRTFAQKPSIPLLFSSQVPRVSRILSVVGSVESLMPLHSAIADARLTSNIASDSTCWSWLSQGLEKTL; encoded by the exons ATGGCTTCCGCGTTCTGTAAATCAGCGGCGAGAGTAGCCTCCAGCTCCTTCGCCAATCGTTCTAGAACCTTCGCTCAGAAACCGTCGATTCCTCTTCTTTTTTCCTCGCAAGTTCCTCGTGTTTCAAG gatTTTATCGGTTGTTGGAAGTGTTGAATCATTGATGCCTCTTCATAGTGCCATTGCTGATGCTAGACTCACTTCTAATATCGCCTCTGATTCCACTTGCTGGAGCTGGCTTTCTCAAG GACTTGAAAAAACATTGTGA